One window of Sulfurospirillum sp. 1612 genomic DNA carries:
- the nadD gene encoding nicotinate (nicotinamide) nucleotide adenylyltransferase, with protein sequence MKIAIFGGSFDPPHIGHEMIVHEALRHLDIDTLFVIPTYLNPLKCDFVAPATKRITWLTQLFETQQKVKICDYEVKQQRRVYTIETIEYLLKTYEISKIYLIIGADNYKIFDQWRDHDKIQSHCELVVASRDDTIYPKDLKKLNINAKISSSKLRAHMDGAFIPKMIRNEVIEYYTRNIMEKRIERIVSILDTNKAESIQTFDMSNKDYIVDAVVIATTLGERHGAALLETLKTELKDKGEIFLNIDESSDWAILDMGDILVHLMSPAYREKYNIEEFLTNRELELNQEDH encoded by the coding sequence ATGAAAATAGCGATTTTTGGTGGGAGTTTTGATCCGCCACATATCGGTCATGAGATGATTGTACACGAGGCATTACGCCATTTGGATATCGACACACTTTTTGTTATTCCTACCTATCTCAACCCGCTAAAATGTGATTTTGTAGCTCCAGCCACCAAGCGTATCACTTGGCTTACCCAGCTTTTTGAGACGCAACAAAAGGTGAAAATTTGTGACTATGAAGTCAAACAACAACGTCGTGTTTATACGATAGAAACGATTGAGTACTTACTCAAAACGTATGAAATCTCCAAAATATATCTCATCATCGGAGCCGATAACTACAAAATATTTGACCAATGGAGAGATCATGATAAGATACAATCCCATTGTGAGCTCGTCGTCGCATCACGAGATGATACGATTTATCCCAAGGACTTGAAAAAATTGAATATAAATGCTAAGATAAGCTCCTCCAAACTTCGGGCCCATATGGATGGGGCTTTTATACCAAAAATGATAAGAAATGAAGTTATAGAGTATTACACAAGGAACATAATGGAAAAAAGAATAGAAAGAATCGTCAGCATTTTAGATACCAACAAAGCAGAAAGTATTCAAACTTTTGATATGAGCAACAAAGACTATATCGTCGATGCTGTTGTCATCGCAACAACACTAGGAGAACGCCATGGGGCAGCCTTGCTTGAAACACTCAAAACGGAGTTAAAAGATAAAGGAGAAATCTTTTTAAATATCGATGAATCCAGTGATTGGGCGATTTTAGATATGGGAGATATTCTGGTTCACTTGATGAGCCCTGCTTATAGAGAAAAGTATAATATCGAAGAGTTCTTAACCAATCGAGAGTTAGAACTCAACCAAGAAGACCATTAA
- the argS gene encoding arginine--tRNA ligase, protein MKKKIINSIQDKLNREFSLEKPKDLSFGHYATPVAFSLAKEFRKSPILIAEELCHQFEECSIFHEVTAVKGYINFKLSESFLDEYASWAIAHEELFAKDEHHETILLEFVSANPTGPLHIGHARGAVIGDALCKIGNHLGYKIDSEYYVNDAGNQIRLLGLSIYLSGREQILKLETTWPEEFYRGEYIQELAVRASEDFSPDIFKDEKNIEILSDWGKEMMLDLIRENLAQVGITFDYFVSEKSLYSKWDASFKRLRDHDKTYEKDGKVWIKSSEHGDEKDRVVVRDDGRPTYLAGDIIYHDNKFQRQYDRYINIWGADHHGYIARVKAAINFLGYDETKLEIILAQMVSLLKGGEPYKMSKRSGNFILMSDVVDEIGKDALRFVFLSKKADTHLEFDVDMLKQQDSTNPIFYINYAHARINQIFEKSGKKVEDILSVKLENLSDDATNLLYSALLLPEVLDDAFTSRQVQRLSDYLKSLAASLHKFYNENRVVGEINEDKYLKIFAMVALSLRVGLRLMGIEAKDKM, encoded by the coding sequence TTGAAAAAAAAAATCATAAACAGTATTCAAGATAAGTTAAACAGAGAGTTCTCTTTGGAGAAACCAAAGGACCTCTCTTTTGGACATTATGCTACACCTGTAGCATTTTCCCTTGCAAAAGAGTTTAGAAAATCCCCGATTCTTATCGCCGAAGAGTTGTGCCATCAGTTCGAAGAGTGTAGTATCTTTCACGAAGTTACGGCTGTGAAGGGTTACATTAACTTCAAATTGAGTGAGTCATTTTTGGATGAGTATGCCTCATGGGCCATAGCTCATGAAGAATTATTTGCCAAAGATGAGCATCATGAGACTATTCTATTGGAATTTGTGAGTGCCAACCCTACAGGCCCCCTTCACATCGGTCATGCTAGAGGTGCCGTCATAGGAGATGCCTTATGCAAAATCGGAAATCATCTCGGTTACAAGATTGATAGTGAGTATTATGTCAATGATGCGGGTAATCAGATACGATTGCTCGGACTTTCTATCTACCTCTCCGGTCGTGAACAGATTCTAAAACTAGAGACAACCTGGCCAGAAGAATTTTATCGGGGAGAATACATACAAGAGCTTGCCGTTCGTGCCAGTGAAGATTTTAGTCCTGACATCTTTAAAGATGAAAAAAATATCGAAATTCTTTCCGATTGGGGAAAAGAGATGATGTTGGATTTAATTCGTGAAAATCTAGCACAAGTGGGTATTACATTTGACTATTTTGTAAGTGAAAAATCGCTCTATTCAAAATGGGATGCGAGTTTTAAACGGTTACGTGATCATGATAAAACGTATGAAAAAGATGGTAAGGTTTGGATTAAATCCAGCGAACACGGTGATGAAAAAGATCGTGTTGTGGTGCGAGATGATGGCAGACCGACGTATCTTGCCGGTGATATTATCTATCATGATAACAAATTTCAACGCCAATATGATCGCTATATCAATATCTGGGGCGCTGATCACCACGGCTATATTGCACGGGTCAAAGCAGCGATTAATTTCTTGGGATATGATGAGACAAAGTTAGAGATTATTTTAGCGCAGATGGTCTCCTTACTAAAAGGCGGTGAGCCTTATAAGATGAGTAAGCGAAGCGGTAATTTTATTTTGATGAGTGATGTTGTTGATGAAATTGGCAAAGATGCTTTGCGGTTTGTGTTTTTGAGCAAAAAAGCCGATACACACCTTGAGTTTGATGTCGATATGCTCAAACAACAAGACAGCACCAATCCTATCTTTTATATCAATTATGCGCATGCAAGAATCAATCAAATTTTTGAAAAAAGTGGTAAAAAGGTCGAAGACATTTTATCGGTAAAACTAGAAAATTTAAGTGATGATGCGACCAATTTACTCTATAGTGCCTTGTTATTGCCTGAAGTTTTAGACGATGCTTTCACAAGCAGACAAGTACAACGCTTGAGTGATTATCTCAAGAGTCTAGCGGCAAGTTTGCATAAATTTTACAATGAAAATCGCGTGGTCGGTGAAATCAATGAAGACAAATATCTAAAAATATTTGCTATGGTAGCGTTGAGTCTTCGCGTGGGCCTTCGCTTGATGGGAATTGAAGCCAAAGATAAGATGTAG
- a CDS encoding twin-arginine translocase TatA/TatE family subunit produces the protein MGMPSMPELLVVLAIVVLLFGAKKIPDLAQGMGKGIKNFKKAMREEEAEEAKIEEEKKTAEKTAEQTNVEDHTKA, from the coding sequence ATGGGTATGCCAAGTATGCCTGAATTATTAGTAGTTTTAGCGATAGTAGTGTTACTATTTGGCGCTAAAAAGATACCAGATCTTGCACAAGGTATGGGAAAAGGGATCAAAAACTTCAAGAAAGCTATGAGAGAAGAAGAAGCAGAAGAAGCAAAAATTGAAGAAGAGAAAAAAACTGCAGAAAAAACTGCAGAACAAACTAATGTAGAAGATCATACAAAAGCTTAA
- the gmk gene encoding guanylate kinase codes for MKGSILVISGPSGSGKSSLMHEMMKRIDNTYFSISTTTREKRAGEVEGKDYFFIGKEQFKQDIENGNFLEWAHVHNNYYGTSLKPILRELKNGKLVIFDIDVQGHKIAQEKFGNIITSVFLTTPNQEILKERLIQRGTDTKETIERRLNNAISEMTRIKEYDYVLINGDFQKTLEALVCIARTSQYKVASINEEEFICSWTNESNVSSFNFNTI; via the coding sequence ATGAAGGGTAGTATTTTGGTGATATCTGGACCTAGTGGTTCAGGAAAAAGCTCTTTGATGCATGAGATGATGAAGCGCATCGATAATACCTATTTCTCTATTTCAACGACGACACGTGAAAAACGCGCGGGCGAAGTGGAGGGGAAAGATTACTTTTTTATTGGGAAAGAACAGTTTAAACAAGATATCGAAAACGGTAACTTCCTTGAATGGGCGCATGTTCACAATAATTATTACGGCACCAGTTTGAAACCCATATTGCGAGAATTGAAAAATGGTAAATTGGTCATCTTTGATATTGATGTTCAGGGACATAAAATTGCCCAAGAGAAATTTGGTAATATTATCACCTCAGTCTTTTTAACGACTCCAAATCAAGAGATTTTGAAGGAGCGATTGATTCAGCGAGGTACTGATACCAAAGAAACAATTGAGCGAAGATTAAACAATGCCATTTCAGAGATGACGCGAATCAAAGAGTATGATTATGTGCTGATTAACGGAGATTTTCAAAAAACTTTGGAAGCTTTGGTTTGTATCGCTCGCACGTCTCAATATAAAGTGGCCTCAATAAATGAAGAAGAATTCATATGTTCGTGGACAAATGAGTCAAATGTTTCTTCATTTAATTTTAATACGATATAA
- a CDS encoding EAL domain-containing protein, which yields MQDINISNLCFLDDIYATLDESGKILEISPSIFHLLGYRQDELIGTKLEKLCAHPQCFQSQINKKDKIFDDVMLDLTLWHKGGVEVLVSAHLHFLKDHEEHVRGYTLLIKVIGGERDVKDRLINSEKRYRTIFENSPSGIIYFDSNGIIIESNKPALKTFGVTKKQFIGFDLLKQLKDEHLKNAVKKSLKEGKAHYKGLYHTVIKKKTIYLEVFFNAILDEEGKITSVTASLEDQTIKTKALLNLEKSREEWKSIIDNMQDIFLQTDKEGKIIKVSPSIKNVTGYDVDEVLGKNIDAFYYDVTAAREQKEAYLQKLEPLKNIEIAIVHKNGSVRYFDTNITPRFDSNHEYAGSDNFAKDITELKCSQEKIEHMALHDSLTNLPNRAMLSSMLAHSIQASKRRKEKIAVLFLDLDNFKNINDSFGHIEGDRVLIIAAEQFKKILRLDDMVYRFGGDEFVIVLEHITQVQDIINVAQKINHIFDDPIRTDSHVHYLGCSIGIALYPDDALTTEDLIKNADAAVYKAKMGGKNTYEFYKKALGRKIEKEEHIKNLLRSAIEKKEFELYYQPQISVKTSKIVGLEALIRWSSPELGFTKPTDFIAIAEKMQLVIPLGRWVLETACKQVKKWHDMGIYSGNIGINISNVQITNDNLSALLHQVLQASGLETKYVNLEITESILMNYWKSNIGFLDKIKNLGVNVAIDDFGRGFSSLHYLRQNLVNQWKIDQSFIEGIPHDSNACAIVKTMIALAKNLHNKSIAVGVETEAQLNYLRENGCDIVQGYYYSEPLCVAEMEQYFKNNF from the coding sequence ATGCAAGATATTAATATTTCAAATCTTTGTTTTTTAGATGACATCTACGCGACACTAGATGAGTCTGGCAAAATTTTAGAGATATCTCCTTCAATCTTTCATTTACTTGGATATCGCCAAGATGAGCTTATTGGAACAAAACTCGAGAAATTGTGCGCCCATCCACAATGCTTTCAATCGCAGATTAATAAAAAAGATAAGATTTTTGATGATGTGATGCTTGATCTCACTCTATGGCACAAAGGTGGAGTCGAGGTTTTGGTCTCGGCACATTTGCATTTTCTTAAAGATCATGAGGAGCACGTTCGCGGTTATACTTTGTTGATTAAAGTCATAGGCGGGGAACGCGATGTCAAAGACCGCCTTATTAATAGTGAAAAACGATATCGAACGATTTTTGAAAATTCACCCAGTGGTATTATCTATTTTGACTCCAATGGCATCATTATCGAGAGTAATAAGCCTGCATTAAAGACCTTTGGCGTCACCAAAAAACAATTTATCGGTTTTGATTTGTTAAAACAATTAAAAGACGAACACCTCAAAAATGCCGTAAAAAAAAGTCTCAAAGAGGGCAAGGCTCATTACAAAGGTTTGTATCATACGGTGATTAAGAAAAAAACAATCTATCTGGAAGTCTTTTTTAATGCCATTTTGGATGAAGAGGGAAAGATTACCTCTGTGACGGCGTCATTGGAAGATCAGACCATCAAAACAAAAGCACTCTTGAATTTGGAAAAATCGCGCGAAGAGTGGAAATCTATCATTGACAATATGCAAGATATTTTTTTGCAAACGGACAAAGAGGGAAAAATCATTAAAGTCTCCCCTTCTATCAAAAACGTCACAGGCTATGACGTCGATGAAGTACTTGGCAAGAATATTGACGCTTTTTATTATGATGTAACAGCAGCACGAGAACAAAAAGAAGCCTATCTACAAAAATTAGAACCCCTAAAAAATATAGAGATAGCCATTGTGCATAAAAATGGCTCAGTTCGGTATTTTGACACCAATATCACACCGCGATTTGATTCTAATCATGAGTATGCCGGAAGTGATAATTTTGCAAAAGATATCACAGAGCTCAAATGTTCCCAAGAAAAGATTGAGCACATGGCACTTCATGATAGTTTGACAAATTTGCCCAATCGCGCGATGCTCTCAAGTATGCTAGCACACTCTATACAAGCGAGCAAGAGACGGAAAGAGAAGATTGCCGTTTTATTTTTAGATTTGGATAATTTCAAAAATATTAATGACAGTTTTGGGCATATCGAGGGAGATCGTGTTTTGATTATTGCAGCAGAACAGTTCAAAAAAATCCTAAGATTAGATGATATGGTTTACAGATTTGGTGGAGATGAGTTTGTCATCGTGTTAGAACATATCACCCAGGTACAAGATATTATCAATGTGGCTCAGAAAATCAATCATATTTTTGATGATCCCATACGTACGGATTCTCATGTTCACTATCTTGGTTGTAGCATTGGAATCGCTTTATATCCTGATGATGCTTTAACTACTGAAGATTTGATTAAAAATGCCGATGCCGCAGTTTATAAAGCTAAGATGGGAGGTAAAAATACCTATGAATTTTATAAAAAGGCATTGGGGCGTAAGATAGAAAAAGAAGAACATATTAAAAACCTACTTCGTAGTGCTATTGAAAAGAAAGAGTTTGAACTCTATTATCAACCTCAAATTTCTGTAAAAACTTCAAAAATTGTGGGATTGGAAGCACTGATTCGTTGGAGCAGTCCAGAGTTAGGATTTACTAAGCCAACAGATTTTATTGCGATAGCTGAGAAGATGCAGCTGGTCATTCCGCTGGGGCGATGGGTACTTGAAACTGCGTGTAAACAAGTGAAAAAATGGCACGATATGGGGATTTATAGTGGTAATATCGGTATTAATATCTCCAATGTTCAAATTACCAACGACAATCTTAGTGCGCTGTTGCATCAGGTATTGCAAGCGAGTGGATTGGAGACAAAGTATGTGAATTTGGAGATTACTGAGTCTATTTTGATGAATTATTGGAAGAGTAATATTGGATTTCTTGATAAGATTAAAAACCTTGGTGTGAATGTCGCGATTGATGATTTTGGGAGAGGATTCTCTTCTTTGCATTATCTTCGACAGAATCTTGTGAATCAATGGAAAATCGACCAATCATTCATCGAAGGAATACCTCATGATAGTAATGCGTGTGCCATCGTCAAGACCATGATCGCATTGGCAAAAAATCTCCATAATAAAAGCATTGCAGTGGGAGTTGAGACAGAGGCACAACTCAATTATCTGAGGGAAAATGGCTGTGATATTGTACAAGGATACTATTACAGTGAGCCTCTTTGCGTTGCTGAGATGGAACAATATTTTAAAAATAATTTTTAG
- the fliR gene encoding flagellar biosynthetic protein FliR: protein MQSLLEFINQNQVILFLLLFARISGLFAFFPFFSHMTIPTAAKTALVIFMVIFLFPFATMPHMEINMYTVALAIVSELFMGLIAGLILNLIFAMLQMAGMQISFVMGFTMASVIDPQSNVSTPIISQILTLIGLMVLLALNAHHLMIVFMVKSLHMLPLGQFYPGGALWEYLLKSMSSLFVYGFILSFPIVGLSLLSDLVFGMLMKTMPQFNLLVVGFPIKIMVAFVVLIAVLSPIMFIFSREFTKALNHLSLLF from the coding sequence ATGCAATCGTTACTAGAATTTATTAATCAAAATCAAGTGATTTTGTTCTTGCTTTTGTTTGCTCGAATTTCTGGATTATTTGCCTTTTTTCCCTTCTTTTCACATATGACTATTCCGACTGCGGCTAAGACAGCTTTGGTCATTTTCATGGTCATTTTCTTATTTCCTTTTGCGACGATGCCTCACATGGAAATCAATATGTACACCGTCGCACTTGCTATTGTGAGTGAGCTGTTTATGGGCTTGATTGCGGGTTTGATTCTCAATCTTATATTTGCGATGCTCCAGATGGCAGGAATGCAGATTTCGTTTGTTATGGGTTTTACGATGGCCAGTGTCATTGACCCCCAATCCAATGTATCAACGCCTATTATTTCCCAAATCTTGACACTCATCGGATTGATGGTGCTATTAGCCCTCAATGCTCACCATCTCATGATTGTATTTATGGTCAAATCCTTACACATGCTTCCCTTAGGACAATTCTATCCTGGCGGTGCGTTGTGGGAGTATTTATTAAAATCAATGTCCAGCCTCTTTGTTTATGGTTTTATCCTCTCCTTTCCTATCGTGGGACTCTCATTGCTTTCGGATTTGGTTTTTGGGATGCTCATGAAAACCATGCCACAGTTTAATCTTTTGGTTGTGGGATTTCCTATTAAGATTATGGTTGCTTTTGTGGTATTGATTGCCGTACTTTCCCCGATTATGTTTATCTTTTCACGAGAATTTACCAAAGCGCTCAATCACCTTTCTTTGCTGTTTTGA
- a CDS encoding ABC transporter ATP-binding protein, with product MPLLEVQNISHSFDYPLFEDINFSLMPSESMSITGVSGSGKSTLLNICSTLLKPNHGTVKLFDQDIYNLPTKELIALRRKKLGIIFQSHYLFKGFNAFENIELSTLMVDAKIDEELLERFQIKKAIHQKVGELSGGQQQRVSIARVLSKKPRIIFADEPTGNLDHKTASEVMDILFDYIKMVDGVLLMVTHDDDLAQKCKFHKHLNQEGLL from the coding sequence ATGCCCCTTTTGGAGGTTCAAAATATTTCCCACTCTTTTGATTACCCACTTTTTGAAGATATCAATTTTTCTTTAATGCCTTCTGAATCAATGTCGATTACTGGTGTGAGCGGAAGTGGTAAATCTACACTTTTAAATATTTGCTCCACACTTCTCAAGCCCAATCATGGCACTGTCAAACTTTTTGACCAAGATATTTACAATCTTCCCACCAAAGAACTTATCGCCCTAAGACGAAAAAAATTGGGTATAATATTTCAATCTCATTATCTTTTTAAAGGTTTCAACGCATTTGAAAATATTGAGTTATCTACTTTGATGGTGGATGCAAAGATTGATGAGGAATTACTCGAGAGATTTCAAATCAAAAAAGCAATTCATCAAAAGGTTGGTGAATTATCTGGCGGACAACAACAGCGGGTTTCAATCGCAAGAGTTTTGTCAAAAAAACCACGTATTATCTTTGCAGATGAACCCACGGGCAATTTAGACCATAAAACGGCTTCTGAAGTGATGGATATCTTGTTTGATTACATCAAAATGGTCGATGGCGTGTTGTTGATGGTGACACATGATGATGATTTGGCACAGAAATGTAAATTTCATAAACATCTGAATCAAGAAGGATTACTCTGA
- the tsf gene encoding translation elongation factor Ts: MAEITAKLVKQLRDMTGAGMMDCKKALTETEGNIDNAVDILREKGLGKAAKKSDRLASEGLVSVEINPNHKEATISEINSETDFVAKNEKFVNFTQSTTKHIMNTQVNTTEELMSTTVDGVKFEEYFNSHIATIGENLVLRRFATLKAGESGVVNGYVHSNGRVGVLLAAKCDSEKTAAASAEFIRQLCMHAAAMKPMYLSYTELDPDFIEKETIALKADIEKENEELHRLKKPLKKVPLYGSQLQLSDAVMKEARANIEATLKEQNKPEKIWDKIIPGQIARFIADNTMLDQQFTLLSQFYVMDDKKTVAEVISEKAAELGGTIELVDYVRFELGEGLEKKDADFADEVAEQLK; the protein is encoded by the coding sequence ATGGCTGAAATTACTGCAAAATTAGTAAAACAATTAAGAGACATGACCGGTGCAGGTATGATGGATTGCAAAAAAGCACTGACTGAGACTGAAGGTAATATTGATAATGCTGTTGATATTTTAAGAGAAAAAGGTCTGGGTAAAGCTGCGAAAAAATCAGATAGACTTGCTAGTGAGGGTTTGGTTAGTGTTGAAATCAATCCAAATCATAAAGAAGCAACTATCAGTGAAATCAACTCAGAAACCGATTTTGTTGCCAAAAATGAAAAATTTGTCAATTTCACTCAAAGTACTACTAAACATATTATGAATACACAAGTGAACACAACAGAAGAGTTGATGTCTACTACTGTAGATGGCGTGAAATTTGAAGAATATTTTAATTCACATATCGCAACAATCGGTGAAAACCTTGTATTGAGAAGATTTGCAACTCTAAAAGCCGGTGAGAGTGGTGTTGTTAATGGATACGTTCACTCAAATGGCCGTGTTGGTGTTTTATTGGCTGCGAAATGTGACAGCGAAAAAACAGCAGCAGCAAGTGCTGAATTTATTAGACAACTATGTATGCATGCAGCGGCGATGAAACCGATGTATCTTAGCTATACTGAACTAGATCCTGATTTCATCGAAAAAGAGACAATTGCTTTAAAGGCGGACATCGAAAAAGAGAATGAAGAACTTCATAGATTAAAAAAACCTTTGAAAAAAGTGCCACTTTATGGTAGCCAATTGCAATTGAGCGATGCGGTTATGAAAGAAGCAAGAGCCAATATCGAAGCAACATTGAAAGAGCAAAATAAACCAGAAAAAATCTGGGATAAAATCATCCCAGGACAAATCGCACGATTTATTGCTGACAACACGATGTTGGATCAACAATTTACACTACTTAGCCAATTTTATGTTATGGATGACAAGAAAACAGTCGCTGAAGTTATCAGTGAAAAAGCTGCCGAATTAGGTGGTACGATTGAACTTGTTGATTACGTAAGATTTGAACTTGGTGAAGGTTTAGAGAAAAAAGATGCTGATTTCGCGGATGAAGTAGCAGAGCAATTAAAATAA
- the rpsB gene encoding 30S ribosomal protein S2: MVAMKDLLECGVHFGHQTRRWNPKMKKYIFGERKNIYIIDLQKTLRFFRYTYNVVKDAAAEGQTMLFVGTKKQASQAVKEYAEKCGMPYVNHRWLGGMLTNYQTIKQSIRKLDIIEKMEEDGQIELLTKKEALMLKRKKAKLLDYLGGIREMKNIPDMIFVIDTVKEKIAVQEARRLGIKVVAPLDTNCDPDLVDYPIPGNDDAIRSVRLFCKEMSEAMIEGQEIRNQDAAKEEEIVVSEEEKNEVIEEAVNDKDAQEVTEEETSAEKDNEEVK, from the coding sequence ATGGTAGCCATGAAAGACTTATTAGAATGTGGTGTACACTTCGGACACCAAACAAGAAGATGGAATCCAAAAATGAAAAAATACATTTTTGGTGAAAGAAAAAATATCTATATTATAGATTTACAAAAAACCCTTCGTTTTTTCAGATATACTTATAATGTAGTCAAAGATGCAGCAGCAGAAGGTCAAACCATGCTGTTTGTCGGAACAAAAAAACAAGCCAGCCAAGCAGTGAAAGAATACGCTGAAAAATGTGGTATGCCATATGTTAATCACAGATGGTTGGGTGGAATGTTGACAAATTATCAAACCATCAAACAATCAATCAGAAAACTTGATATCATTGAAAAAATGGAAGAAGATGGACAAATAGAGTTATTGACGAAAAAAGAAGCGTTAATGTTGAAAAGAAAAAAAGCAAAACTATTAGATTATCTTGGCGGTATTAGAGAAATGAAAAATATCCCTGATATGATTTTTGTCATCGATACCGTAAAAGAAAAAATTGCAGTTCAAGAAGCAAGAAGACTTGGTATCAAAGTCGTTGCCCCGCTTGATACAAACTGTGACCCTGATTTGGTTGATTATCCAATTCCAGGTAATGATGACGCGATTCGTTCTGTGAGATTGTTCTGTAAAGAGATGAGTGAAGCGATGATTGAAGGACAAGAAATCAGAAATCAAGATGCGGCAAAAGAAGAAGAAATCGTTGTAAGCGAAGAAGAAAAAAATGAAGTCATCGAAGAAGCAGTGAATGATAAAGATGCTCAAGAAGTGACAGAAGAAGAAACTAGTGCTGAAAAAGATAACGAAGAGGTAAAATAA